The following nucleotide sequence is from Salvelinus sp. IW2-2015 linkage group LG26, ASM291031v2, whole genome shotgun sequence.
CTGGGGCTGCCCTTTTATTGCGATGATGAGGGAAGGTTGGCATCAGGTCAGCCTCACAAGCTAAAAAGAGAGACAGACCTTTTTCACTTCTTTAATTTCACAAACACTGTTCCAATCATTTCTGTCATATAACCCTGAGGCCACACTTACGCAAAGGTTTCTCCTTAAAGTAGGAACTCTCCAAGCAGTCCTTAGCTGTGGCCCTAACAGAGACAAACACTTGTGAGCCATGGAGGAGTGAAAGGAAGTATACTGCACATGTGTTAATGGAAGGTTTCTGTGTAAATATGTGAATGACACAATGTGTAGAACTGTATACAGGTCTcttcatgtatgtatgtatgtatgtatgtatgtatgtatgtatgtatgtatgcatgtatgtatttaTAATGCTGCGCAGGTTTGTTCTTTGGTAGTTACCTGCGTAGAGGATTGTACATGAAGAGAAGGTTGAGTAAACGCAGCCCTGCATCAGACAACCAGGTGAACTTATTCTTCAAATTGTTGTATGGTTGTTTCCTCAAACTGTACTGTCCAACTAGGGGAAGACGAGTGAAGCCCTGCAAAATTTTAACAACAGACAGGGGTTAACCAACAATATCCTTTCTTGAGGAGAAACTACTATCATTGGTTGTTGCATATTGTAAAATTAATCAACATTAAAGTGACTCAAATTAAACTTATGGAATGGTAAAATCCTAAATTCTGTGATTGTTTAGGAGAAAGTAGTACTGAGCGATTGGTTTGATTTGGGGTCGGTTTTGGTTAGATTATAAAACAACGATTTtcaatttgaaaatgttttttagacattaaatgcactatgcattatgtgggttgaatgctgtaacaacacagaataaaacaattaataaaagtcccatgatggtagtgactgctcaTCACtgtttatcacttattaaccatcattattcacattactttactttaatcaaatatttcagttgttgtgtgtattacatttgttttatttSATgacttatttcattccaagtcatcatctcatctctatagatctgttgcctatgctgtctgacaaaatcactattttagtagttcttcaaagtaaataaggcaatacctcgcgaagcaactgctctctatgtaTCCCTTCTTGATCATGCATTCTTCTGTCTTTtatgtagcaggcataaaagaaacacagaccggacaagtagccatgtaatggattatggtcattgtagttaatgatcaagttttctgcactaaactatgtagaatattggcctgttggaaactacaactccctactacgtCACACAGTTTGGgcatgatctgatttatctctagagaaactgcagcgcaatgtgcgcattgagctcacagaaaaccCCTGAattaaatggaattcaaataattgaacccaTGTAGGTCAATTAgtctataaaaatacatttttaaaaaacaatttggTTTATCACTCAGCACTAGGAGACATTCATTACCGGCCAGATGTTTTCATTAGGGGTACCCAACAGTTGCACTATGAGGTCCACTTGTTGGATCTCAGAACCCCCTGGCAGSAGAGGTTTATGTGCAAGCAGCTCAGCCAGGATGCAGCCCACCGCCCTGGATAAAtatgagatacagtatgttcatACAGATGGTATGGTAATAAACATTGGTGACTGTGCCATGAAAATACTCTCTGGAGGGTTGATGTACGGATGGGAGGGGAGATTCTCTGCTAGAACAGAGGATTGGATCCTATTTAGAACAGAGAGGATCCTATTTGGAACAGAGTAAAGTTCACTAACTGAAAGGAGACAACTACATMCATGACATAGACAACTCTCTGTATGTTAAAGCTTGTTTGTAAGAGGGAGCTCTGTGATAGTGACAAAACTCTAAAAAAGTTTAAAAGGATCTGTGACCCATGTATCTTATGTGTATGTACAAAGTAGAGACTTAAAACAAATTACCACATGTCTAAGGCTGTGGTCTGAGTCTTGGTCCCTAGGAGGAGCTCTGGGGCTCTGTACCTGGAGCGAGAGAAATAACAGGAGCTGATGAGGCTCAGGGAGGATTAGGGATCAGTGCCTGAGGAGAAAGTTGAGGTTGAAGGACTGACTCACCACAATGTCACCACCCGGGGCGTCATAGGCTGTAGGGGGATACCGTAGCAACGTGCCAAGCCAAAGTCAGCTGGACAGAGAGGGAAACATTAGCACAATCAACCATTGACAGAAGcatgtttttacacacacaaTAACTGACAGCTGTTGAATAATGCTGTAAACTGGTTATAAACTATGTCAAACTAATTGTTCTGCACATTGCTAATTGTTATGCATGTTACAGTATGTAAAACATTCRCTATCAGAAGTGAAAACAGTACAGTTAAAGCATTTTGTTTACAACAGTGCAAATTTAAAATCATTGAGGTATTGTTGTTCAGCGAAAGGACATGCGTAGTACAGTACATGCATACAGACGTAATCCAGGAGCACAGCGGTTGTATGGTGATGACTCACCAATCTTTACACAGCCTTTGTCTGTCATCAGCAGATTGGACACCTTCAGATCCCTGCCACATACTCATGACATTTCATAAAGTAACCATACGAATCACAGCAAACTAAAAGACCACTACCGTCTAAGCATTGAAAAATTGCACTCGAGAGTACACATTACaaattcattacagaattcagaTCCATTATTACAATCAAATAAATATATCCCATCCTGGAGATTCCATCCTAAATAACAGCACAAGTCTGAGATATGGAGTCTGACAGTGAACGTGTCTGACCTGTGCAGAATAAAGTTGAGGTGAAGATGATCCAGACCTCTCAGCAGCTGCAGAGCTATACACTTCACCTGAAGGAGAAAACAAAGTGAGACATTTCAACACACAGTTCTCTAAAATAATCAATGTTGTGTAATGtcaatacagtagaaaaacaagAGGACATTCCTTAATACATAATACTTTTCACTGTTGTACCTGTGCCTCTGAGAACGGTGTTGGCATGTTTTCCAGCAGACTGGCCAGGTCCTGCTCACAGTAACTCATAACTAGGAAGAGACTGAGCAGAGACACACAGGTCAATTACTGATGAGTAGGCTACTGAATACAGTCAACCAAGATGGGACAGGTAAATACTGAATACACCCAAACTAAAATACTATGGAAAAACAAAGTTGAGTTACTGTAGAAATTACAACTTAATGTAAAATTGTAAACTGTGACACAAGCATTAAATAAAAGTAtgtgaacaaatgtttttatCTGTTAAGAAAGAGTAGGTCTAGGCTTAATCATTTCTGAAGATGTTATCATTGCATATTGAATAAGGGTTCCAGTATAAttagaggggatgtgtgtgtactgtgaggAGTGTACTGTGAGGAGTGTACGCTGTCACCTCTCCAGGTGActtcccaccaccacctcctttAACTCCACTATGTTGGGGTGTCTGAGTTTGAGCAACAGGGTAATCTCTCTCAGACTACTGATAGGGATCCCTGTGTGTAGAACAACACCAagtcaaacaaacacagaacataacaAAGGCCATAAATAACAGAGATTAATAATAACAACCTAATAATATGATGGAAATGTCTGAAAACTATTGTATACTTAGCTAAAAGCAACTGAAGCAAGGCAAGTGGCTGAGAACCCAGCTGTAAGCCTACCATCCTTTTCCTTGTCCATCCGGACCTTCTTCAGTGCTACAATATCATCAGACCTGGTGTCTCGGGCTCTGTCTGAACGGGATACAATGTTTTAACCTAGGCTTACAGGCACTTACAGACAGTTGTACAGTATGAAGTGTTCTTACCGGTAATTAAATAAGGCCTATGTGTAGGCCTAATCTGTGTTGCTCAGGACAGTACTGTGAATTACACCATCTAATAATCTCTTTCTAAGAACAGCCGCCAATCGTGTGTTAACAGATCAAGGATAACTTACACACAATTCCATATGTTCCCTCGCCGATTCGGTTCAGTTTCTCAAATTCCTTCACACTCCTACAGTTCCCAAACTGACAGAAGAGAGgaaatgcatgctttttcaaGAATTGATCAATTCCTCTGCAATTATTGCTAATGCCATCTGCAACTTTTCTTTATACATAAATTAT
It contains:
- the cdk10 gene encoding cyclin-dependent kinase 10 isoform X1, with protein sequence MENAADTDPDPIKLKSIKNNRTFTVPQKHRFGNCRSVKEFEKLNRIGEGTYGIVYRARDTRSDDIVALKKVRMDKEKDGIPISSLREITLLLKLRHPNIVELKEVVVGSHLESLFLVMSYCEQDLASLLENMPTPFSEAQVKCIALQLLRGLDHLHLNFILHRDLKVSNLLMTDKGCVKIADFGLARCYGIPLQPMTPRVVTLWYRAPELLLGTKTQTTALDMWAVGCILAELLAHKPLLPGGSEIQQVDLIVQLLGTPNENIWPGFTRLPLVGQYSLRKQPYNNLKNKFTWLSDAGLRLLNLLFMYNPLRRATAKDCLESSYFKEKPLPCEADLMPTFPHHRNKRAAPAVESQSKRNKV
- the cdk10 gene encoding cyclin-dependent kinase 10 isoform X2, with protein sequence MDKEKDGIPISSLREITLLLKLRHPNIVELKEVVVGSHLESLFLVMSYCEQDLASLLENMPTPFSEAQVKCIALQLLRGLDHLHLNFILHRDLKVSNLLMTDKGCVKIADFGLARCYGIPLQPMTPRVVTLWYRAPELLLGTKTQTTALDMWAVGCILAELLAHKPLLPGGSEIQQVDLIVQLLGTPNENIWPGFTRLPLVGQYSLRKQPYNNLKNKFTWLSDAGLRLLNLLFMYNPLRRATAKDCLESSYFKEKPLPCEADLMPTFPHHRNKRAAPAVESQSKRNKV